One genomic segment of Thunnus albacares chromosome 18, fThuAlb1.1, whole genome shotgun sequence includes these proteins:
- the LOC122968512 gene encoding calcium-binding mitochondrial carrier protein SCaMC-2-B isoform X3, with amino-acid sequence MCLCLYVPVSNVGHNEFEYFETNGLPSEIKSVFKLSLFLPSHELTTYHMWKKKIVKAGDKDLDGQLDFEEFVHYLRDHEKKLRLVFKSLDKKNDGRIDSQEIMQSLRDLGVNISEEQADKILKSMDKNGTMTIDWNEWRDYHLLHPADNIPEIILYWKHSTIFDVGESLMVPDEFTAEEKNTGMWWRHLVAGGGAGAVSRTCTAPLDRLKVLMQVHASKSNSMHMAGGFGQMIREGGVRSLWRGNGINVIKIAPESAIKFMAYEQIKRLIGSNQETLGIAERLVAGSLAGAIAQSSIYPMEVLKTRLALRKTGQYSGILHCAKHIFQKEGVAAFYKGYVPNMLGIIPYAGIDLAVYETLKNSWLQRYATDSANPGVFVLLACGTTSSTCGQLASYPLALVRTRMQAQATLEGGPQMNMTSLFRHIVRTEGAMGLYRGLAPNFMKVIPSVSISYVVYEYLKITLGVQSQ; translated from the exons atgtgtctgtgtctctatGTGCCAGTGTCCAATGTGGGCCACAATGAATTTGAATACTTTGAAACAAATGGATTACCATctgaaataaaatcagtgttCAAGCTGAGTTTATTTCTCCCCTCACATGAACTGACGACATATCATATGTGGAAAAAG aaaatagtaaaagcCGGAGACAAAGACCTGGATGGACAATTAGACTTTGAGGAGTTTGTTCATTATCTCAGAGACCATGAGAAGAAACTGCGGCTGGTCTTCAAGAGTCTGGACAAGAAGAACGATG GTCGGATCGACTCACAAGAAATCATGCAGTCTCTGCGTGACCTGGGAGTGAACATCTCTGAGGAACAGGCTGACAAGATTCTCAAAAG TATGGACAAAAACGGAACAATGACAATTGACTGGAATGAGTGGCGGGATTACCACCTCCTACATCCAGCAGACAACATTCCTGAGATCATCCTCTACTGGAAACACTCCACG ATCTTCGATGTCGGGGAGAGTTTGATGGTGCCCGATGAGTTCACAGCAGAAGAGAAGAATACAGGCATGTGGTGGCGACACCTAGTGGCCGGAGGAGGAGCCGGCGCGGTGTCTCGAACCTGCACTGCACCACTGGATAGGCTCAAAGTACTCATGCAG GTTCACGCCTCCAAGAGCAACAGCATGCACATGGCCGGTGGCTTCGGCCAGATGATCAGGGAGGGCGGCGTGAGGTCACTGTGGCGAGGGAACGGCATCAATGTTATCAAAATCGCCCCCGAGTCTGCTATCAAGTTCATGGCCTACGAACAG ATTAAACGATTAATCGGAAGTAACCAGGAGACGCTGGGCATCGCGGAGAGACTGGTGGCAGGCTCTCTGGCTGGAGCCATCGCTCAGAGCAGCATCTACCCCATGGAG GTCCTGAAGACACGGTTAGCCCTGAGGAAGACGGGCCAGTACTCGGGCATCTTGCATTGTGCCAAACACATCTTCCAGAAGGAGGGTGTGGCTGCTTTCTATAAGGGCTACGTCCCCAACATGCTGGGCATCATCCCCTACGCTGGCATCGACTTGGCTGTATATGAG acTCTGAAGAATTCCTGGCTGCAGCGCTACGCCACAGACAGCGCTAATCCAGGAGTGTTCGTGCTCCTGGCTTGCGGGACCACCTCCAGCACGTGTGGACAGCTCGCCAGCTACCCGCTCGCCCTGGTCAGGACTCGAATGCAGGCGCAAG CTACCCTGGAAGGAGGCCCTCAGATGAACATGACAAGCCTGTTCAGACACATCGTCAGGACCGAAGGGGCCATGGGACTCTACCGAGGCCTGGCACCCAACTTCATGAAGGTCATTCCATCCGTCAGCATCAGCTATGTGGTCTACGAGTACCTCAAGATCACGCTGGGTGTCCAGTCACAGTGA
- the uap1l1 gene encoding UDP-N-acetylhexosamine pyrophosphorylase-like protein 1 produces MLSLEQVKQSLERAGQAHILQFWPELCEEERDSFLLELSQLDLKGLKGHCDGAVRAAASPPDSLDQHIEPVPPEFIGSVRKSDKKSLAEWENEGLLQISQNRVGVLLLAGGQGTRLGVQYPKGMYNVGLPSGKTLYQIQAERIHKIQELADAKHGSKCTVPWYIMTSEFTLAPTEQFFKDNNYFGLEPSNIVMFEQRMIPAVTFDGKVILQSKGKIAMAPDGNGGLYRALVENKVLEDMKKRGVEYLHVYCVDNILVKMADPVFIGFCVSKGADCGAKVVEKAYPAEPVGVVCRVQGVSQVVEYSEIQPETAELRGPGGELVYSAGNICNHFFTRAFLQDVAEKFESQLKQHVAMKKVPFVDTCGNQVKPTKPNGIKMEKFVFDVFPFSRNFVAFEVERQDEFSPLKNADGAATDNPTTARNSLLAQHCRWAIAAEATLLDEHGNTLPPTASVSAGDNPPAQCEISPLVSYFGEGLEPLLKGKTLPTPFILDEKRAKELQAL; encoded by the exons ATGCTTTCTTTGGAGCAAGTGAAGCAGAGTTTAGAGAGAGCGGGACAGGCTCACATCCTGCAGTTTTGGCCGGAGCTGTGTGAAGAGGAGAGGGACAGTTTTCTCCTGGAGCTGTCTCAGCTGGATCTAAAGGGACTGAAGGGTCACTGTGATGGGGCTGTGAGGGCTGCAGCCTCCCCGCCTGACAGCCTGGACCAACACATAGAGCCAGTCCCTCCAGAGTTCATCGGCAGCGTgaggaaaagtgacaaaaagtcTCTTGCAGAGTGGGAAAATGAAG GGCTGTTGCAAATCTCACAGAATCGAGTTGGAGTCCTGCTCTTGGCTGGCGGTCAGGGGACCCGTCTTGGCGTTCAGTATCCCAAAGGGATGTATAACGTTGGGCTACCAAGTGGCAAAACCTTGTATCAAATACAGGCAGAGCGCATTCACAAAATCCAGGAGCTGGCAGACGCCAAGCATGGTTCAAAATGCACCGTTCCATG GTACATAATGACCAGTGAGTTCACTCTGGCTCCCACTGAGCAGTTCTTCAAGGACAACAACTACTTTGGTCTGGAGCCATCAAACATTGTTATGTTTGAGCAAAGGATGATCCCAGCAGTCACCTTTGATGGAAAGGTCATCCTGCAGAGTAAAGGGAAGATAGCCATGGCCCCAG ATGGGAATGGTGGTCTGTACCGGGCGTTGGTGGAAAACAAGGTGCTGGAGGACATGAAGAAGAGGGGAGTGGAGTACCTGCATGTGTACTGTGTGGACAACATCCTGGTCAAGATGGCTGACCCCGTGTTTATTGGGTTTTGTGTTAGCAAAGGGGCTGACTGTGGAGCCAAG GTGGTGGAGAAGGCATACCCTGCAGAGCCAGTGGGCGTGGTTTGCAGGGTGCAAGGTGTTTCCCAGGTGGTGGAGTACAGCGAGATCCAACCAGAGACGGCTGAACTCCGAGGACCTGGAGGGGAGTTGGTCTACAGTGCTGGAAACATCTGCAATCACTTCTTTACCAGGGCTTTCCTGCAGGACGTGGCAGA GAAATTTGAAAGCCAACTGAAACAACATGTTGCAATGAAGAAAGTGCCCTTTGTGGACACATGTGGCAATCAAGTCAAACCCACCAAACCTAATGGCATAAAGATGGAaaaatttgtgtttgatgtctttCCATTCTCAAG GAACTTTGTTGCGTTTGAGGTTGAGAGGCAGGATGAGTTCTCCCCTCTGAAAAATGCTGACGGGGCAGCCACAGACAATCCAACCACCGCCAGAAACTCTTTGCTAGCTCAACACTGCCGCTGGGCCATAGCTGCAGAAGCCACACTGCTGGATGAACATGGGAATACCCTTCCTCCTACAGCCAG TGTGTCAGCAGGAGACAATCCTCCAGCACAATGTGAGATTTCACCACTGGTCTCTTACTTTGGAGAG GGCCTGGAGCCGCTGCTTAAAGGGAAGACACTGCCAACTCCCTTCATTCTGGATGAAAAACGAGCCAAAGAGCTGCAGGCTCTGTAA
- the zdhhc12b gene encoding palmitoyltransferase ZDHHC12-B, with protein sequence MFKNVFGSGFLVRTAHVILTWVITLILFLHDTELRKQEETGQLVQPVLFVLLVLVSVLLYFAVSLMDPGFILSDDSDLQFTLGVTEEQQDMIPPTSKSLRQRRCGHCLLQQPMRSKHCQTCQHCVRRYDHHCPWIENCVGERNHRWFVLYLAVQLLVLLWGLHIAWTGFSYVPTWQLWLRTNGMLLAVAMLVALLSLIVLLLLGSHLYLVSLNTTTWEFMSRHRISYLKHCGADENPFDRGTFHNLWGFFCVWGSVVWEQVYFREGSDQV encoded by the exons atgttcaaaaatgttttcGGCTCAGGGTTTCTGGTGAGAACAGCTCATGTGATTCTGACATGGGTCATAACGTTAATACTCTTTCTACATGATACAG AGCTGAGGAAGCAGGAGGAGACAGGCCAGCTCGTCCAGCCGGTGCTCTTCGTCCTGCtggtgttggtgtctgtgttgcTCTACTTTGCTGTTTCTCTGATGGACCCTGGGTTCATCTTGTCTGATGACAGCGATTTGCAG TTCACGCTGGGAGTGACTGAGGAGCAGCAGGACATGATCCCACCCACTTCCAAATCCCTGCGACAGCGGCGCTGTGGCCACTGTCTGCTTCAG CAGCCAATGAGATCAAAGCACTGCCAGACGTGTCAGCACTGTGTCCGGCGTTACGACCATCACTGCCCGTGGATCGAGAACTGTGTGGGCGAGAGAAACCACCGCTGGTTTGTGCTTTATCTGGCCGTGcagctgctggtgctgctgtggGGTCTGCACATAGCCTG GACGGGTTTCAGCTACGTGCCCACCTGGCAGCTGTGGCTGCGTACTAACGGCATGCTGCTGGCCGTCGCCATGCTGGTGGCTCTGCTCTCGCTGATCGTGCTGCTACTGCTCGGCTCCCACCTCTACCTGGTCTCTCTCAACACCACCACCTGGGAGTTCATGTCACGCCACCGCATCTCCTACCTCAAACACTGCGGTGCCGACGAAAACCCGTTCGACCGCGGCACCTTCCACAACCTCTGGGGTTTCTTCTGTGTGTGGGGCTCGGTGGTGTGGGAACAGGTGTACTTCAGAGAGGGCAGCGACCAAGTCTAG